The following DNA comes from Streptomyces sp. NBC_00273.
GCAGCAGGTCGGTGACCCGCCACCCCGGGCAGGTGGGGACCGCGGAATCCGTACCGGCGCGTTCGGCCACCTCGGCGAGCAGCTCGCCCTCGCGGGCGAGGGTCTTCACATGTTCGGTGATCTCCATACCCTGAGTCCTATCAGCCGGCCCGTGACAATGGAGAGCATGGACGGGGAACTCTTTCCGCGCGAGCGGACCGTGATCGCTCCCGGTGCCGTTCACGTGCCGGACTGGCTCGGGGCGCGGCGCCAGGGCGAGTTGCTGGCGGCCTGCCGCGCATGGGCCCGACCGCCCGCCGGCCTGCGCACCGTACGCACCCCGGGCGGTGGGGTGATGACCGCCCGCCAGGTGTGCCTCGGCCTGCACTGGTACCCGTACGGGTACGCGCGCACCGTCGTCGACGGCGACGGGGCGCCGGTCAAACCGATGCCGCCGTGGCTCGCCGAGCTGGGGCGGGAGGCGGTGACCGCCGCGTACGGGGACCCGCCGCCGTCCGGGCCCGGGGCGGCCTACGACATTGCGCTGATCAACTTCTACGCCGGCGATTCCCGCATGGGCATGCACCGCGACGCCGAGGAGAGGTCACCGGCGCCGGTGGTCTCGTTCAGCCTCGGCGACACCTGCGTCTTCCGCTTCGGGAACACCGCCTCGCGCGGGCGCCCGTACCGGGACGTCGAGCTGCGCAGCGGGGACCTCTTCGTCTTCGGCGAGGAGAGCCGGCTGGCCCATCACGGGGTGCCGAAGGTCCTGCCGGGCACGGGCCCGCGCGAGCTCGGGCTGACCGGGCGGCTGAACATCACACTCCGGGTCGGCGGGCTCGACTGAGCGGCGGCACCCGGGACCCTCCGATCATGCGAGGATCGATGCCATGAACGGCAACGGGGCCCCGCCGCGGGTGGGGGATGTGACCGCGCCATCCGCTTCCGGCGCGGCTGCGCGGACCAGGCTGGAACGGGGGCGCGGCGCGCTCGGGCCGGCGCTGGAGCTCGTCCACACCGGCCGTGCCCCGACCCGCGCCGTGCTGACGGCCGAGCTCGGGGTCACCCGTGCCACCGCCGGAGCGGTCGCCGCCGAGCTGGAGGCCCTCGGGCTGATCCGCGTCGATTCCCGCCCGGGCGGAGCCGGGGGGACCGGCGGAGCCCAGGGCCGCCCCTCGCACCGGCTCTCGGTGGCCGAGGACGGCCCGGTGGCGCTGGCCGCCCAGGTGCACTCGGACGGCTTCCGCGCCGCTCTGGTCGGCCTCGGCGGCCGGATCGTGGCCACCGCTCCCGGCAAGGTCATCGTCTCCGCCGATCCGGCGCAAGTGCTCGGCGCGGTCGTGGAGGCGGGCGCGGAGCTGCTCGAGCAGAGCGGCCGCCGCTGCGTCGGGGCGGGTCTCGCGGTCCCCTCGGCGGTCGCGGAACCGGACGGTACGGCGCTGAACCCGCTGCACCTGGCCTGGCCGGCCGGCTCTCCGGTACGGGCCATCTTCGCGGAGTGCGTGAAGGCGGCCGGGATCGACGGTCCGGCCCTGACGGGCAACGACGTCAACCTCGCGGCCCTGGCCGAGCACCGGCACGGCGCGGGGCGCAGCGCCCAGCACTTGCTGTGCGTGGCCACCGGGCACCGCGGGGTCGGCGGGGCGCTGGTGCTGGACGGCCGCCTGCACAGCGGGAGTTCGGGCCTGGCCCTGGAGGTCGGCCACCTCACCGTGAATCCCGAGGGACGCGCCTGCCACTGCGGCGGCCGCGGCTGCCTGGACGTGGAGGCGGACCCGCTGGCCTTCCTCACCGCAGCGGGCCGCAGCCCCGGCCCCGAGGTGTCGCTGCTCCAGCAGGCCCGCGACCTGCTGCGCGACGAGCCCGCGGAACCGGCGGTACGGGCGGCCACGGAAGAGCTGATCGACCGGCTCGGGCTCGGCCTCGCGGGCCTGGTGAACATCCTCAACCCGGACCGGATCATCCTGGGCGGGCTGCACCGGGAGCTGCTGTACGCCGACCCGGAGCGGCTGCGCGCGGTGGTCGCGGACCGCAGCCTGTGGGGGCGCAGCGGCGGGGTGCCGATCCTGCCGTGCACCCTGGACCACAACAGCCTGGTCGGCGCGGCGGAACTGGCGTGGCAGCCGGTGCTCGACGACCCGCTGGGAGCCCTGGCCTAAGCGCTGTCCGAGCGGTCCCCGGCCGGACAGGGCCGTCGTGTCCGGGCTGTCCGGGCCGTCCGGCTGTCCGGGCCGTTCGGGTCCGGGCCGTCGTGCTGGGTCGTCGTGCTGGGCCGTCGTGCCGGCCGTCCCCACGGATCGGGCCGTCCCCACGGATCGGGCAGGGCCCGCAGGTCGGGCCGGGCCCCGGGCCCGGGGTCGGTCACCCGGGCCGGGCGCCGACCGGCGATGCCACCGGCAGGCCCGTCGCGACGGCCCCCGGATCGACGGCCAGGAGCACCGCACGCGCCGGTTCTCGTACGGGCACGGCCCTGATGGGGACCGGCCGTACCGGCGCCGCCCGGGCCGGGGCCGCCGTGAGCGAGAACCACACCGCCTTTCCGGGGCCGTCGGGCCGCTCGCGCGCCCCCCAGGCCTCGCTGAGCGCCTCCACCAGGGCGAGCCCGCGTCCGCAGGTCTCCAGCGTCTCCGCCCGCGTCCGGTGGACGACCGGCAGCCGCGGATCGCTGTCGATGACGGAGACCGTCAGGCGCCCGAGCCGGAGTTCGATCTCCACGGTGCAGGTCTTGTCCGGCTGCGCGTGGCGGTGGACGTTGCTGAGCAGTTCCGTCACGCCGAGCGCAGCCCGGTCTATGAGCGGGTCGAGCTCCCAGTGGCGCAGTTGTGCAGAAACGATTCTGCGGATTTGGCCGATCCGCGACGGCAAGGCCTGCAGTTCGACGACGCAGTGCCTGCGGGAATGATTGATCACGGCTGCGACTCCCCGACATGAGTGTTACGGGTGCTGCACCCTCGGTAATGCTCCACCAGGGTCACCCACCGTGCCGCGCAGTGCAACCGAACGCGATCGAAAGGGATTCGCATGGATCCCCAAAGCGAACGTTTGTGCAGGTGGGAGGGGTACATTGCGAAGAAGGGGGCGAAGTTCACCCATGAAGGAGCGCGGCACATGAGCACCACCGGCACCACCAGAACCACCGGTACCACCGGTACGACTGCCACGACCGTCGACGTCGATCGCAGCGACGCGGACTACCGGGCCTGGCTGAAGGAGGCCGTCCGCAAGGTCCAGGCCGACGCCAACCGCTCCGCCGACACCCACCTGCTGCGCTTCCCGCTCCCCGAGGCGTGGGGCATCGACCTCTACCTCAAGGACGAGTCCACGCACCCGACGGGCTCCCTCAAGCACCGCCTCGCGCGCTCGCTGTTCCTCTACGCGCTCTGCAACGGCTGGATCCGGCCCGGCCGTCCGGTCATCGAGGCCTCGTCCGGCTCCACCGCCGTCTCCGAGGCCTACTTCGCCAAGCTGATCGGCGTCCCCTTCATCGCCGTCATGCCGCGCACGACCAGCCCGGAGAAGTGCCGGCTCATCGAATTCCACGGCGGCGCCTGCCACTTCGTGGACGACCCGATGAAGATGTACGAGGAGTCGGCCGAGCTCGCCGCCCGAACGGGCGGGCACTACATGGACCAGTTCACCTACGCGGAGCGGGCCACCGACTGGCGCGGCAACAACAACATCGCCGAATCGATGTACCAGCAGCTGCGCTTGGAGCGGTACCCCGAGCCCGCCTGGATCGTGGCGACAGCCGGCACCGGCGGCACCTCGGCGACGATAGCGCGCTACGTGCACTACATGCAGCACGACACCCGCGTCTGCGTACCCGACCCGGAGAACTCCTGTTTCTTCGACGGCTGGACCAACAACGACCCGAACGCGAGCAGCGATTGCGGCTCGCGCATCGAGGGCATCGGCCGGCCGCGGATGGAGCCGAGCTTCGTGCCCGGGGCCATCGACCGGATGATGAAGGTACCGGACGCGGCGAGCGTCGCCGCCTGTCGCGCGCTGGAGACGGCGATAGGGCGCAAGGCGGGCGGCTCGACCGGCACCGGCGTGTGGAGCGCCCTGAAGATCATCTCGGAGATGGTGGCGGAGGGCCGTACGGGCAGCGTCGTCACCCTGCTGTGCGACCCGGGCGACCGTTACCTGGACAAGTACTACTCCGACGAGTGGCTGGCGGCGCAGGGGCTCGACATCGCCCCGTACGCCAAGACCATCGACACGCTGCTGACGACCGGGGTCTGGCGCGAACCGGCCGCCTGACAACCCGTCGGGCCGCCCGGGGTGCGGGGCGGGGAGCCACGGACGACCGGCCGAGGTGCACCGCGCGACCGGTACGACGGCGTCCCCGGCTACTGACCCGCCCCGCGCCGGGCGCCGAGCCGCCCGTCCAAGCTCCGGACCGCCGTGCGGAAGGAGTGGCCCAGGCCCGGGCGGGCGAGTGCCAGGCCGAAGCGGAACGGGGCCGGCCCGTCCGCCGCGAACGTCCAGCGGACGTGCGTGCCGGTACCGGCCGGGGTCAGCCGCCACTCCTCCAACAGGGCCCGCACTCCGAGGGCGTTGGTGGTGTCGACCCGGTACGCGTACCGCCGTTCGGGATCCGCGGCCATGATGGTCTCCTGGAAGCGCACCCCGCCCCTCAGCCTGATCTCGCGGCCCGCGCCCCCGTGCGTGGGGCGGGCCAGGGTGACCGCCCCGAACCAGTCGGTCCAGCCCTCCACTTCCTCGGCGAGCGCCTGGTACACGGCCTCGGGCGGCGCCACGGTGTCGGTGGCGAAGACCAGCCGGACCGGCGCGTCGTCGATGAAGTCGAGCCCCACCGGTCGGAGTCGGCGAGCCATGGGCGGTACCCCCTGGGATGAGGTTCTGGACGGGCGTGCGCGTCACCATAGCCCCGTAGCCGTGAGAAGTCCGTAGCGATCACGACCGATCCTGAGCGATCGCGTCCGCCCCCGCCCGCTGCTGACCGACCCCGTCCGATCTCTGCCGATCCCCGCGCGGGACCTGGGCAGCGGCTGTGTCGCGCGGGATGCTGGAGCCGCGCCGATCCCGCCCCGCGAGCGGAGGCCGCTGTGCCCGACCGCCCCCAGCCCGACACCTCCCCGCCCCACATCCCGCCCGACACCCCCCTCGCCCTCGAACTCCTGGTCCACGGAGTCGCCGGCGCCGCCCCCGGCGAGCTGCTCGGCGACCCGCGCACCGTCCGTGTCACCGGCGACTCCACCGCCGCCGTCTTCCGCCGCACCGAGGACGCCGACGCCGAGGCCCACCCCGAGCGGTACGCCGGGCGACCCGTCCCCGAGGCCTACTGCTGGTCCCGGCTCACCTCCGGCAACGGCGCCCGCGCCCTGTGGCTGCTGCTCCTGCCCTTCATGGTGGCCAACCTCGCCCACTGGGCCCGGCCGGCCACACCCGCCGCCGACCCCGCGCCGCGCGCCGTGCGCACGTACGGGGTCCTCGTCCGGATCCTCGCCCTCAGCCTGACCGTGCTGCTCATCGCCGCCGCCTGCGAGGTCGCGCTCGACCTCCTCGCCTGGCAGTGCGCGGGCTCCGGGAGCTGCGCCGGCGCCCGGTTCCGCTCCTGGCTCGGCTTCCTCGCACCGGGAGGAGGCTGGTGGGCCCAGCCCGGGCGGCGCCTCGCCCTCGGGGCGCTGGTCCCCGCCGCGTTGACCGGGCTGCTCTGGTACCTGTCGAACCGCACCTGGAGCGCCTACGAGTCCCAGCCCCCGCCCGCCGGCGCCGCCGACCCGGACACCGCCTCGGACCCCGAGCCCGCGCTCGGGCGCCCCGGATTCTGGTACGGCCGCCGCCTCGTGGCCCGGCTGCGCGCCGCGCACACCGCTGCCGGGCTGCTCACCGTGGCCGTGGCCGTCTCCGTGCCGACCGCCCGCCACGACCGCCGGGCCGGCGCCCCCCTCCTCGCGGCCCTCGGCACGCTCACGCAGGTCCTGCTCGCCGTCGGTGCCGTCGCCGTGGCGTCCGTCGTGTGCCGGCGCGGCCGCACCGAGGCCCGGCCCGACCACCGGCTCGACCGGGCCGCGGTCACCCTGTTGCCCGGCGCCGCCCTGGCCCTGCTCGCCGCCGTACTCGTGCACGCCTGCTGGTCGCGCCCCGACTGGACGGCCACCGGACGGCTCCCCGGGGACCTGACCTTCGGCGTGCTCATGCTGGGGCAGGGCCTCTGCGTACTGGCCCTCGCCGCCGTCGCCCGCCACCTCTACCGCAAGGCCCCCGACCCGGCGACCGCCCTGTACGGCCTCGGCGGGCCCGCCGTCGCCATGCTCGGCTGCGCGCTCGGCGGGGTGATGTCCGGCGGGGTCGCCCAGCGGGTCGCCGACTGGCTGGACGGGGGAGCCACACCCGGGACGCCCGGCGCCCCGCTGCCCGGGCCGCCCGTACTGCTGTCCTGGCAGGCCGCCGTACTGCCCCCGCTGCTCCTCGTACTGGCGCTGCTCGCGGGCTGGTTCGCGGTGCTCGGAGCCCGGGCGCGGGGCCGGCTCGCAGCCGCCGTGGCCGCCGAGTACCCGGGGGAGACACCGGACCTCGCCCGCAGCCGCCGGATCGCCGGGGCGCGGACCGCGGCCGCGCTCACCGACTCCGCGCCCTGGTTCGTGGCGGCCGTCTCCGGAATCACCCTGGTGCTCGGCGCGGGCGCGCTGGCCGGGGCCTGGTCCAGCGGAAAGGTCCCGGGGGAGGCGGCCCGGGGGACCGTGCCGCTGCTGGAAACCGCCGCCCGCGCCGCCCAGGACGCCGGGTCCTGGCTCATCGGCCTCGGCATCGCCGCCTTCATCGCCTGGGGCCGCCGCGCCTACCGGGATCCGGCCGCCCGCCGGACCATAGGGATCCTGTGGGACGTCGGCACCTTCTGGCCGCGCGCCGCCCACCCCTTCGCGCCGCCCTGCTACGCCGAGCGGGCCGTACCCGACCTGACCTGGCGGATGGCCGGCTGGACCGGCCGCACCGGCGGCCACCTGGTCATCTCCGGCCACTCCCAGGGCAGCGTGCTCGCCGCCGCGGCCGTCTGGCAACTGCCGCCGCCCGCCCGCCGCCGGGTCGCCCTGCTCACCTACGGATCCCCGCTCGGCCGCCTCTACGGCCGCTGGTTCCCCGCCTACTTCGGCCCGGGGCCGCTCACCGCCCTGCACCGCGAGGTCGACTGCT
Coding sequences within:
- a CDS encoding alpha-ketoglutarate-dependent dioxygenase AlkB family protein, translated to MDGELFPRERTVIAPGAVHVPDWLGARRQGELLAACRAWARPPAGLRTVRTPGGGVMTARQVCLGLHWYPYGYARTVVDGDGAPVKPMPPWLAELGREAVTAAYGDPPPSGPGAAYDIALINFYAGDSRMGMHRDAEERSPAPVVSFSLGDTCVFRFGNTASRGRPYRDVELRSGDLFVFGEESRLAHHGVPKVLPGTGPRELGLTGRLNITLRVGGLD
- a CDS encoding ROK family protein, with the protein product MNGNGAPPRVGDVTAPSASGAAARTRLERGRGALGPALELVHTGRAPTRAVLTAELGVTRATAGAVAAELEALGLIRVDSRPGGAGGTGGAQGRPSHRLSVAEDGPVALAAQVHSDGFRAALVGLGGRIVATAPGKVIVSADPAQVLGAVVEAGAELLEQSGRRCVGAGLAVPSAVAEPDGTALNPLHLAWPAGSPVRAIFAECVKAAGIDGPALTGNDVNLAALAEHRHGAGRSAQHLLCVATGHRGVGGALVLDGRLHSGSSGLALEVGHLTVNPEGRACHCGGRGCLDVEADPLAFLTAAGRSPGPEVSLLQQARDLLRDEPAEPAVRAATEELIDRLGLGLAGLVNILNPDRIILGGLHRELLYADPERLRAVVADRSLWGRSGGVPILPCTLDHNSLVGAAELAWQPVLDDPLGALA
- a CDS encoding ATP-binding protein, with protein sequence MINHSRRHCVVELQALPSRIGQIRRIVSAQLRHWELDPLIDRAALGVTELLSNVHRHAQPDKTCTVEIELRLGRLTVSVIDSDPRLPVVHRTRAETLETCGRGLALVEALSEAWGARERPDGPGKAVWFSLTAAPARAAPVRPVPIRAVPVREPARAVLLAVDPGAVATGLPVASPVGARPG
- a CDS encoding PLP-dependent cysteine synthase family protein, with product MSTTGTTRTTGTTGTTATTVDVDRSDADYRAWLKEAVRKVQADANRSADTHLLRFPLPEAWGIDLYLKDESTHPTGSLKHRLARSLFLYALCNGWIRPGRPVIEASSGSTAVSEAYFAKLIGVPFIAVMPRTTSPEKCRLIEFHGGACHFVDDPMKMYEESAELAARTGGHYMDQFTYAERATDWRGNNNIAESMYQQLRLERYPEPAWIVATAGTGGTSATIARYVHYMQHDTRVCVPDPENSCFFDGWTNNDPNASSDCGSRIEGIGRPRMEPSFVPGAIDRMMKVPDAASVAACRALETAIGRKAGGSTGTGVWSALKIISEMVAEGRTGSVVTLLCDPGDRYLDKYYSDEWLAAQGLDIAPYAKTIDTLLTTGVWREPAA
- a CDS encoding SRPBCC family protein gives rise to the protein MARRLRPVGLDFIDDAPVRLVFATDTVAPPEAVYQALAEEVEGWTDWFGAVTLARPTHGGAGREIRLRGGVRFQETIMAADPERRYAYRVDTTNALGVRALLEEWRLTPAGTGTHVRWTFAADGPAPFRFGLALARPGLGHSFRTAVRSLDGRLGARRGAGQ